A section of the Roseomonas marmotae genome encodes:
- a CDS encoding TIGR01459 family HAD-type hydrolase codes for MRMLESVNELLGSHDGFVLDIWGVLHDGQTPYPGVPEALAGMRAQGKRIVLLSNAPRRSWFVARQLAGMGLGAELFDGIVTSGEVAWTMLRDRQDPWFAKLGRRAFHIGPERDLSVVEELDLPLVSSPAEAEWLLNTGPDFELGAASVEPYQPILEECARHGLPMLCVNPDRAVMFGGKRLICAGAFSDRYQELGGDVMEIGKPDPKIYETVLATLAVPRERVVAIGDTPHTDLLGAQNAGIDAVWAMTGLAADNMGPDPSDALLEAEAARQHVRPIAALRSLRWAA; via the coding sequence ATGCGTATGCTGGAAAGCGTCAACGAACTGCTCGGCAGCCATGACGGCTTCGTGCTGGATATCTGGGGCGTGCTGCATGACGGGCAGACGCCCTATCCCGGCGTGCCGGAGGCGCTGGCCGGGATGCGCGCGCAGGGCAAGCGCATCGTGCTGCTCTCCAATGCCCCGCGCCGCTCCTGGTTCGTGGCGAGGCAGCTGGCCGGCATGGGCCTGGGCGCCGAACTCTTCGACGGCATCGTGACCTCGGGCGAGGTCGCCTGGACCATGCTGCGCGACCGCCAGGACCCCTGGTTCGCGAAGCTCGGCCGCCGCGCCTTCCATATCGGGCCGGAGCGCGACCTATCGGTGGTCGAGGAACTGGACCTCCCCCTGGTCTCCAGCCCGGCCGAGGCCGAATGGCTGCTGAACACCGGCCCCGATTTCGAACTGGGCGCCGCCAGCGTCGAGCCCTACCAGCCGATCCTGGAGGAATGTGCCCGGCACGGGCTGCCGATGCTCTGCGTCAATCCCGACCGCGCGGTGATGTTCGGCGGTAAGCGGCTGATCTGCGCCGGCGCCTTCTCCGACCGCTATCAGGAACTGGGCGGGGATGTGATGGAGATCGGCAAGCCGGACCCGAAGATCTACGAGACCGTGCTGGCCACCCTGGCCGTGCCGCGGGAGAGGGTGGTGGCCATCGGCGACACCCCGCATACCGACCTGCTGGGCGCGCAGAACGCCGGCATCGACGCGGTTTGGGCGATGACGGGCCTGGCCGCCGACAATATGGGCCCCGACCCCTCCGACGCGCTGCTGGAGGCCGAGGCCGCCCGCCAGCACGTCAGGCCCATCGCCGCGCTTCGCAGCCTGCGCTGGGCGGCCTGA
- a CDS encoding multidrug effflux MFS transporter produces the protein MSPRDIARDDSTILQPPHAPPRLPSIWLLTLLTGAGPFTLQVLMPSLPLLAQSFAVPYSAAQLSLTVYLIGIAVGQLIYGPLSDRFGRRPLLLGGLAIYLVGSVAATLAPSMGLLVVARAAQAAGACAGMVMTRAMVRDVFPANQAASKIGFIMMGMTVAPMMAPLVGAELQVLAGWRASMLACVVIGLVLPLLVLRYLGETLREPQPLPGIFGILGAYARLFANPVFCCYTLVTAFSSGVFFAFMAGAPLVLVEGLGHTPRTYAIAFMVVSLSFALGSFLAGRFSGRLGVRLMLQIGLILTTIGAMLSLFTLWLLPLSLVMFFLPMLLMGVGNGISQPNSLAAAISVQPKLAGTASGVVGAAQMGVGALMTLMTGVLEIGTGFGTALVMAACAILSQLGLAWAQRLGEA, from the coding sequence ATGAGCCCCCGTGACATCGCCCGTGACGACTCCACGATCCTACAGCCACCGCATGCGCCGCCGCGCCTGCCGTCCATCTGGCTGCTGACGCTGCTGACCGGCGCGGGACCCTTCACCCTGCAGGTGCTGATGCCGTCGCTGCCGCTGCTGGCCCAGTCCTTCGCCGTGCCCTACAGCGCGGCGCAGCTCAGCCTCACGGTCTATCTGATCGGTATCGCGGTGGGGCAGCTGATCTATGGCCCGCTTTCCGACCGCTTCGGGCGGCGGCCGCTGCTGCTGGGCGGGCTGGCCATCTACCTGGTGGGCTCGGTGGCGGCCACGCTGGCGCCGTCCATGGGGCTGCTGGTGGTGGCGCGCGCCGCCCAGGCCGCCGGGGCCTGCGCCGGCATGGTGATGACCCGCGCCATGGTGCGCGATGTCTTCCCCGCCAACCAGGCGGCCAGCAAGATCGGCTTCATCATGATGGGCATGACTGTGGCGCCGATGATGGCGCCGCTGGTGGGTGCGGAACTGCAGGTCCTGGCCGGCTGGCGTGCCTCCATGCTGGCCTGTGTCGTCATTGGCCTGGTCCTGCCGCTGCTGGTGCTCCGCTACCTGGGGGAGACGCTGCGGGAACCGCAGCCGCTGCCGGGCATCTTCGGCATCCTCGGCGCCTATGCGCGGCTTTTCGCCAACCCGGTCTTCTGCTGCTACACCCTCGTCACCGCCTTTTCCTCCGGCGTCTTCTTCGCCTTCATGGCCGGGGCGCCGCTGGTGCTGGTGGAAGGGCTGGGCCATACGCCCCGCACCTATGCGATTGCCTTCATGGTGGTCTCGCTCTCCTTCGCCCTCGGCTCCTTCCTGGCGGGGCGCTTCTCCGGGCGGCTGGGCGTGCGGCTCATGCTGCAGATCGGGCTGATCCTGACCACCATCGGCGCCATGCTGTCCCTGTTCACGCTCTGGCTGCTGCCGCTTTCGCTGGTGATGTTCTTCCTGCCGATGCTGCTGATGGGCGTGGGCAACGGCATCTCCCAGCCCAATTCCCTGGCCGCGGCCATCAGCGTGCAGCCCAAGCTGGCTGGCACTGCCTCGGGCGTGGTGGGGGCGGCGCAGATGGGGGTGGGGGCGCTGATGACCCTGATGACGGGAGTCCTGGAGATCGGCACCGGCTTCGGCACCGCCCTCGTGATGGCCGCCTGCGCCATCCTGTCCCAACTCGGCCTGGCCTGGGCCCAGCGTCTGGGCGAGGCCTGA
- a CDS encoding Hpt domain-containing protein, with translation MKAIDPAFVRQLASELPRDAFIGVVRTFQADLARLVQQMVASSAAGEMEAYRRGAHGLAGAAGSIGARRLEELARRAMLPDSAAAPDSVGVLEDEAASVLSELAGLIAAPPPARA, from the coding sequence GTGAAAGCCATCGATCCCGCGTTTGTCCGCCAGCTCGCCAGCGAGCTCCCCCGCGATGCCTTCATCGGCGTTGTCAGGACCTTCCAGGCGGATCTGGCCCGGCTGGTGCAGCAGATGGTGGCCTCCTCGGCGGCGGGAGAGATGGAGGCTTACCGGCGCGGCGCGCATGGCCTGGCCGGCGCGGCCGGGTCCATCGGCGCCCGCAGGCTGGAAGAACTGGCCCGGCGGGCCATGCTGCCCGATTCGGCGGCCGCGCCCGACTCCGTGGGCGTCCTGGAGGATGAGGCGGCCTCGGTACTCTCGGAACTCGCAGGCCTCATCGCCGCCCCTCCGCCGGCCCGGGCCTGA
- a CDS encoding EAL domain-containing protein, whose amino-acid sequence MLRVYTCLTEQHDPLLVILAVAVCLIGAGISLALLRRAAGSGGLSRAGWLLLGGVAGGTFVWCTHFIAMLAYEPGFPLGFGLLPTIGSLLLAILGWGLASTLAVWRRAALAGGMGMGLTIGLMHYTGMAAIEQGGVVSFEPLLVTVSLLLGMGCGVMALRAALGRDRPWRDRLLGTLWLALAVASLHFSGMAAATVIPLGPAIPPSRHPELAVAVAAVGLLVMAAAAAAWMIDRRNRAESGHRLRGLANSTLEGLAVVEDGRIVEANDILVRMLGRGREEVLEMSLPGGLLSLRDRLKHAGEGEPREGWLHHADGSVLEVEVAIREDAPGPGMTIFAFRDLRERREQERRIRHLAVHDPLTGLPTRARFAQRMDQMLRLAERQEAPPSLAMLHLGLDRFKDINDLHGHAGGDALLHGLGRRITQALPRQAFAARLGSDEFGVLMPFQEPVEVFDLITRLEGSLAEPSHISGAELSVTAAMGVSLYPADGRGGEDLRANADLAMRRAKASPGRGLCFYHAEMDAAERHRRRMKEDLRIAIGCDQLRLVCQVQVNLLTGAPCGHEMLLRWHHPERGMVPPSEFIPLAEETGLILPIGDWVLREACAIAAAHPALGKVAVNLSPVQFSQPDLPRVVAQALSASGLPAERLELEITETMLMQDRSRTLPLLERIKALGVRVAMDDFGTGYSSLGTLRSFPFDKIKLDRTFMTELDTSPQAVAILRAVIGIGRALEIPVLAEGVESQAQLDLLRREGCDEAQGYLFGRPGPVPGRRDPSISSGDTLAA is encoded by the coding sequence TTGCTGCGTGTATACACCTGCCTGACCGAGCAGCATGATCCACTGCTGGTCATCCTCGCAGTGGCTGTCTGCCTGATCGGGGCGGGCATTTCCCTGGCCCTGCTGCGGCGCGCGGCGGGAAGTGGGGGGCTATCGCGGGCGGGCTGGCTGCTGCTGGGGGGCGTGGCCGGCGGCACCTTCGTCTGGTGCACGCATTTCATCGCCATGCTGGCTTATGAGCCGGGCTTCCCCCTGGGCTTCGGGCTGCTGCCGACCATCGGCTCGCTGCTGCTGGCCATCCTGGGCTGGGGGCTCGCCTCCACCCTGGCGGTTTGGCGCCGGGCAGCCCTGGCGGGGGGCATGGGCATGGGCCTGACCATCGGGCTGATGCATTACACCGGCATGGCGGCGATCGAGCAGGGTGGCGTCGTCAGCTTCGAACCCCTTCTGGTCACGGTCTCGCTGCTGCTGGGCATGGGTTGCGGCGTGATGGCCCTGCGCGCCGCGCTTGGCCGCGACCGCCCCTGGCGCGACCGTCTGCTGGGCACCCTCTGGCTGGCGCTGGCCGTGGCCAGCCTGCATTTCAGCGGCATGGCCGCCGCCACCGTCATCCCGCTGGGCCCGGCCATCCCGCCGTCCAGGCATCCGGAACTGGCGGTGGCGGTGGCGGCGGTGGGGCTGCTGGTGATGGCCGCCGCCGCCGCCGCCTGGATGATCGACCGCCGCAACCGCGCCGAATCCGGCCATCGGCTGCGCGGCCTCGCCAATTCGACACTGGAGGGGCTGGCGGTGGTCGAGGATGGCCGCATCGTCGAAGCCAACGACATCCTTGTCCGCATGCTCGGCCGTGGACGGGAGGAAGTGCTGGAGATGTCGCTGCCCGGCGGTCTCCTGTCGCTGCGCGACCGGCTGAAGCATGCGGGGGAGGGCGAGCCGCGCGAGGGCTGGCTGCACCATGCCGATGGCTCGGTGCTGGAGGTCGAGGTCGCGATACGGGAAGACGCGCCAGGCCCTGGCATGACCATCTTCGCCTTCCGCGACCTGCGGGAGCGGCGGGAGCAGGAGCGGCGTATCCGCCATCTGGCGGTGCATGACCCGCTGACGGGCCTGCCCACCCGTGCCCGCTTCGCCCAGCGGATGGACCAGATGCTGCGCCTGGCCGAGCGGCAGGAGGCGCCGCCCTCGCTCGCGATGCTGCATCTCGGCCTGGACCGGTTCAAGGACATCAACGACCTGCATGGCCATGCGGGGGGGGACGCGCTGCTGCATGGCCTGGGCCGCCGCATCACCCAGGCGCTGCCCCGCCAGGCTTTCGCCGCCCGCCTCGGCAGCGACGAATTCGGCGTGCTGATGCCCTTCCAGGAGCCGGTGGAGGTCTTCGACCTGATCACCAGGCTGGAGGGCAGCCTGGCCGAGCCGAGCCATATCAGCGGCGCCGAACTCTCGGTCACGGCGGCCATGGGCGTTTCCCTCTACCCGGCCGATGGCCGTGGCGGCGAGGATCTGCGTGCCAATGCCGATCTTGCCATGCGCCGCGCCAAGGCCTCGCCCGGCCGTGGCCTGTGCTTCTACCATGCCGAGATGGACGCGGCCGAGCGGCACCGCCGCCGCATGAAGGAAGACCTGCGGATCGCCATCGGCTGCGACCAGCTTCGCCTGGTCTGTCAGGTGCAGGTCAATCTGCTGACCGGCGCCCCCTGCGGCCATGAGATGTTGCTGCGCTGGCATCACCCTGAGCGCGGCATGGTCCCGCCCTCTGAATTCATCCCGCTGGCCGAGGAGACGGGACTGATCCTGCCGATTGGCGACTGGGTCCTGCGCGAGGCCTGCGCCATCGCCGCCGCCCATCCCGCCCTGGGCAAGGTGGCGGTCAATCTCTCCCCGGTGCAGTTCAGCCAGCCGGACCTGCCGCGGGTAGTGGCTCAGGCCCTCTCCGCCAGCGGCCTGCCGGCCGAGCGGCTGGAGCTGGAGATCACCGAGACGATGCTGATGCAGGACCGCAGCCGCACCCTGCCGCTGCTGGAGCGCATCAAGGCGCTGGGCGTGCGGGTGGCGATGGATGATTTCGGCACCGGCTATTCCTCGCTGGGCACGCTGCGGTCCTTCCCCTTCGACAAGATCAAGCTGGACCGTACCTTCATGACGGAGCTGGATACCTCGCCGCAGGCGGTGGCCATCCTGCGCGCCGTCATCGGCATCGGCAGGGCGCTGGAGATCCCGGTGCTGGCCGAGGGGGTGGAGAGCCAGGCGCAGCTGGACCTGCTGCGGCGGGAAGGCTGCGACGAGGCGCAGGGCTACCTGTTCGGCCGCCCCGGCCCGGTGCCGGGGCGCCGGGACCCGTCCATCTCCTCCGGCGATACCCTGGCGGCCTGA
- the ydfG gene encoding bifunctional NADP-dependent 3-hydroxy acid dehydrogenase/3-hydroxypropionate dehydrogenase YdfG: MIVLITGATAGFGAAIARLFASESGARIIAVGRRAERLEKLAEELGREKVLPLRLDVRDSAAIAAAIEGLPADWAAIDLLVNNAGLALGLEPAQRASLSDWETMIDTNTKGLVAMTRAVLPGMVERDRGHIINIGSTAGEWPYPGGNVYGATKAFVRQFSLNLRADLFGTQVRVTDIEPGLVGGTEFSNVRFGDDAKAAAVYQGADALTPEDIADAVHWVATRPARVNVNTLQVMPVCQSFGPLRVHKG, encoded by the coding sequence ATGATCGTGCTCATCACCGGCGCCACCGCCGGCTTCGGCGCCGCCATCGCCCGCCTTTTCGCCAGCGAATCCGGCGCGCGGATCATCGCCGTAGGCCGCCGGGCCGAGCGGCTGGAGAAGCTGGCGGAGGAGCTGGGGCGGGAGAAGGTGCTGCCCCTGCGGCTGGATGTGCGGGACAGCGCCGCCATCGCCGCCGCCATCGAGGGCCTGCCGGCCGACTGGGCGGCGATCGACCTGCTGGTGAACAATGCCGGCCTGGCCCTGGGGCTGGAGCCCGCCCAAAGGGCCAGTCTCTCGGACTGGGAGACGATGATCGACACCAATACCAAGGGGCTGGTGGCGATGACCCGCGCCGTGCTGCCGGGGATGGTGGAGCGAGACCGCGGGCATATCATCAATATCGGCTCCACCGCCGGCGAGTGGCCCTATCCCGGCGGCAATGTCTATGGCGCCACCAAGGCCTTCGTGCGCCAGTTCAGCCTGAACCTGCGCGCCGACCTCTTCGGCACCCAGGTGCGGGTGACGGATATCGAGCCAGGGCTGGTGGGCGGCACCGAATTCTCCAACGTGCGCTTCGGTGACGACGCCAAGGCCGCCGCCGTCTATCAGGGCGCCGATGCGCTGACGCCGGAGGATATCGCCGATGCGGTGCACTGGGTGGCCACCCGCCCGGCGCGGGTGAACGTCAATACGCTGCAGGTGATGCCGGTCTGCCAGAGCTTCGGGCCGCTGCGCGTGCACAAGGGCTGA
- a CDS encoding M48 family metallopeptidase, whose translation MTRIEEVPLGRRSCPVQWRISARARRVSLKIDVALGVVVITLPQHAPRQAGLTLLHLHAAWALAGLDALAPAVPLEDGAVVRLGDVPHAIRHEPGAGNHLEDGEIVVGGPTPQLRRRVLALLRGEAARRIPPRAARHAQVLGVSPRIVRLKDTRSRWGSCAPDGTLAFSWRLVMAPEWVMDYVVAHEVAHLREMNHSPRFWAQVKRLSPHRQQAHDWLRRHGSGLLRVG comes from the coding sequence ATGACGCGGATCGAGGAAGTGCCACTCGGCCGGCGCTCCTGCCCGGTGCAGTGGCGCATCTCGGCGCGTGCCCGGCGGGTTTCGCTCAAGATCGATGTGGCGCTGGGGGTAGTGGTCATCACCCTGCCGCAGCATGCACCGCGCCAGGCCGGGCTGACCCTGCTGCATCTCCATGCCGCCTGGGCGCTGGCCGGGCTGGACGCCCTGGCCCCCGCCGTGCCGCTGGAGGATGGGGCGGTGGTGCGGCTGGGCGACGTGCCCCATGCCATCCGCCATGAGCCCGGCGCCGGCAACCACCTGGAGGATGGCGAGATCGTCGTGGGCGGCCCGACGCCGCAGCTCCGCCGCCGCGTGCTGGCCCTGCTGCGCGGCGAGGCGGCGCGGCGCATCCCCCCGCGCGCGGCGCGGCATGCCCAGGTGCTGGGCGTCTCGCCCCGCATCGTGCGGTTGAAGGATACCCGCAGCCGCTGGGGCAGCTGCGCGCCGGATGGCACTCTCGCCTTTTCCTGGCGGCTGGTGATGGCCCCGGAATGGGTGATGGACTACGTGGTCGCACATGAGGTGGCGCATCTGCGGGAGATGAACCATTCCCCCCGCTTCTGGGCGCAGGTGAAGCGGCTGAGCCCGCACCGGCAGCAGGCGCATGACTGGCTGCGGCGCCATGGCTCGGGCCTGCTGCGCGTCGGCTGA
- a CDS encoding response regulator: MGDKPTHPGHIGAAALTAPRCPTVPIAALDVDFERLMALAPHPYVLMDRAFNLLWMNEAYLRATGRAREELIGRNMFEAFPKGPHDPEGESIKMLRASLERVLETGQKDVLALIRYAIARHTGAGAVFEDRYWSASHTPILNDQGEVTLILQQTDDVTELQSLRLGQAGQAGASQLAGGFFRRAQEVQHEKEALGAEQARLRRLLDQASVFAAFLHGPDHVYELANQAYLRLIGRQDILGRPVREVLPELKDQGFLETLDQVFTTGTTYHGRSALVKLLDEDGATVNDRVLDFVFQPILEPDGTISGIFVLGSDVTEGKRAADELERYRNHLEEMVAERTRELEESEAERRSTEAALRQSQKMEAIGQLTGGVAHDFNNLLQILSGNLQLLQRRLHEREDQKRVSASLAAVERGAKLASQLLAFARRQPLEPRAINLGRIIRDMDELLRRALGEAIEVETVIAGGLWNTLTDPDQVQNAILNLAVNARDAMGGSGRLTIEAGNAMLDDLYTGQHDDVRPGQYVMLAISDTGSGMSPEVLEKAFDPFFTTKREGQGTGLGLSMVYGFVKQSHGHIKIYSEPGQGTTIRIYLPRTFSAEEVVPDISSAPIESGNETILVVEDDPVVQSTVVDLLKDLGYTVLKASDGQGALTLARSGIAIDLLFTDVVMPGPVRAPDLARQVQQLQPGVGVLFTSGYTENAIVHGGRLDPGVNLLSKPYRREDLARKVRHILNNRQQALAAAARLEPSPPARPAVAQPPEPVPERPLRVLLVEDDPLIQMDSEDMLAGLGCHVRAVREGRSALRELERATYDVLFTDIGLPGISGVELARQAVQQQPELKVIFASGFGQQEEAREAVPGALFVTKPYGLNKLEAALQSAMVPRS; encoded by the coding sequence GTGGGTGACAAGCCCACCCACCCCGGCCATATCGGTGCTGCTGCCCTGACCGCCCCGAGGTGCCCGACCGTGCCCATCGCCGCGCTGGATGTCGATTTCGAACGCCTCATGGCCCTGGCGCCGCACCCCTACGTGCTGATGGACCGCGCGTTTAACCTGCTCTGGATGAACGAGGCCTATCTGCGGGCCACCGGGCGGGCGCGGGAGGAGCTGATCGGGCGCAATATGTTCGAGGCCTTCCCGAAAGGTCCCCACGACCCGGAGGGCGAGAGCATCAAGATGCTCCGCGCCTCGCTGGAGCGGGTGCTGGAGACCGGGCAGAAGGATGTGCTGGCGCTGATCCGCTATGCCATCGCCCGCCATACCGGAGCCGGGGCCGTCTTCGAGGACCGTTACTGGAGCGCCAGCCATACCCCGATCCTGAACGACCAGGGCGAGGTCACGCTGATCCTGCAGCAGACCGACGACGTGACGGAATTGCAATCGCTGCGGCTGGGCCAGGCCGGGCAGGCCGGGGCCTCGCAGCTGGCAGGCGGCTTCTTCCGCCGCGCCCAGGAAGTGCAGCACGAGAAGGAGGCGCTGGGGGCCGAGCAGGCGCGCCTGCGCCGCCTGCTGGACCAGGCCAGCGTCTTCGCCGCCTTCTTGCATGGCCCGGACCATGTCTATGAACTCGCCAACCAGGCCTATCTGCGGCTGATCGGGCGGCAGGACATCCTGGGCAGGCCGGTGCGGGAGGTGCTGCCCGAACTGAAGGACCAGGGCTTCCTGGAGACACTGGACCAGGTCTTCACCACCGGCACCACCTATCACGGCCGATCCGCCCTGGTGAAGCTGCTGGACGAGGATGGCGCCACCGTCAACGACCGGGTGCTGGATTTCGTCTTCCAGCCCATCCTGGAGCCGGATGGCACCATCTCCGGCATCTTCGTCCTCGGCAGCGACGTGACGGAGGGTAAGCGCGCCGCCGACGAGCTGGAGCGCTACAGGAACCACCTGGAAGAGATGGTGGCCGAGCGTACCCGGGAGCTGGAGGAGAGCGAGGCCGAGCGCCGCAGCACCGAGGCCGCCCTGCGCCAGAGCCAGAAGATGGAAGCCATCGGCCAGCTCACCGGCGGCGTGGCGCATGACTTCAACAACCTGCTGCAGATCCTCAGCGGCAATCTCCAGCTGCTGCAGCGCCGGTTGCATGAGCGGGAGGACCAGAAGCGGGTCTCTGCCTCGCTCGCCGCTGTGGAGCGGGGCGCCAAGCTGGCCTCGCAGCTTCTCGCCTTCGCCCGGCGGCAGCCGCTGGAGCCACGGGCCATCAATCTCGGCCGCATCATCCGCGACATGGACGAGCTGCTGCGCCGCGCCCTGGGCGAGGCGATCGAGGTGGAGACGGTGATCGCCGGCGGCCTGTGGAACACGCTGACCGACCCTGACCAGGTGCAGAACGCCATCCTGAATCTGGCGGTGAATGCACGGGATGCGATGGGCGGCAGCGGGCGCCTGACCATCGAGGCGGGGAATGCCATGCTGGACGACCTCTATACCGGCCAGCATGATGATGTCCGGCCCGGGCAGTATGTGATGCTCGCCATTTCCGACACCGGCAGCGGCATGTCGCCGGAGGTGCTGGAAAAGGCCTTCGATCCCTTCTTCACCACCAAGCGCGAGGGGCAGGGCACCGGGCTCGGTCTTTCCATGGTCTATGGCTTCGTCAAGCAGAGCCACGGGCACATCAAGATCTATTCCGAGCCCGGCCAGGGCACGACCATCCGCATCTACCTGCCCCGCACCTTCTCGGCCGAGGAGGTGGTTCCGGACATCTCCTCGGCCCCGATCGAGAGCGGCAATGAGACGATCCTGGTGGTGGAGGATGACCCGGTGGTGCAGTCCACCGTCGTCGATCTGCTGAAGGATCTCGGCTACACGGTGCTGAAGGCTTCCGACGGGCAGGGCGCGCTGACCCTGGCGCGCAGCGGCATCGCCATCGACCTGCTCTTCACGGATGTGGTGATGCCCGGACCGGTGCGGGCGCCAGATCTGGCGCGGCAGGTGCAGCAGTTGCAGCCGGGCGTCGGCGTGCTCTTCACCTCCGGCTATACCGAGAACGCCATCGTGCATGGCGGCCGGCTGGACCCTGGCGTCAACCTGCTGAGCAAGCCCTACCGGCGGGAGGATCTGGCGCGGAAGGTGCGCCACATCCTCAACAACCGCCAGCAGGCCCTGGCCGCCGCCGCGCGCCTGGAGCCCTCGCCGCCCGCGCGCCCGGCCGTGGCGCAGCCGCCGGAACCTGTCCCGGAACGGCCGTTGCGGGTGCTGCTGGTGGAGGACGACCCGCTGATCCAGATGGATAGCGAGGACATGCTGGCCGGCCTCGGCTGCCATGTCCGCGCCGTACGGGAGGGGCGCAGCGCGCTGCGGGAACTCGAGCGTGCCACCTATGACGTGCTCTTCACCGATATCGGCCTGCCCGGCATTTCCGGCGTCGAACTGGCGCGGCAGGCGGTGCAGCAGCAGCCGGAGCTGAAGGTGATCTTCGCCAGCGGCTTCGGCCAGCAGGAGGAGGCGCGGGAGGCGGTGCCCGGCGCCCTCTTCGTCACCAAGCCCTATGGGCTGAACAAGCTGGAAGCCGCGTTGCAAAGCGCCATGGTCCCGCGAAGCTGA
- a CDS encoding cupin domain-containing protein, which yields MKEPLRCRPPATGTVQIDSEDVRVMRWDFPPGAETGWHRHGFAYVVVPLHPGRMLIELPDGGTMDVTLTPGQSYERVAGTEHNVVNAGTEAFSFVEIEMKSRPG from the coding sequence ATGAAGGAACCCTTGCGCTGCCGTCCCCCCGCCACCGGGACGGTGCAGATCGACAGCGAGGATGTGCGCGTGATGCGCTGGGACTTCCCGCCCGGCGCCGAGACAGGCTGGCACCGCCACGGCTTCGCCTATGTCGTCGTGCCGCTGCATCCGGGGCGGATGCTGATCGAGCTGCCCGATGGCGGAACGATGGATGTGACCCTCACCCCCGGCCAGAGCTATGAACGTGTGGCCGGCACCGAGCACAACGTGGTCAATGCCGGCACCGAGGCCTTCAGCTTCGTTGAAATCGAGATGAAATCGCGGCCGGGTTGA
- a CDS encoding YcgN family cysteine cluster protein yields the protein MADDPPFWKTKPLARMSRSEWESLCDGCGRCCLHKLRDEDTEELAWTTVACRLLDTRTCQCRDYPNRRDHVPDCVKLTPKKLAKIDWLPPSCAYRLVAEGKDLPDWHPLVSGDPETVHTSGASVRDRAIPERQARDLEDHLAEWPGTWPSPPGRR from the coding sequence ATGGCGGACGACCCCCCCTTCTGGAAGACCAAGCCTCTGGCACGGATGAGCCGGTCGGAGTGGGAAAGCCTCTGCGACGGCTGCGGCCGCTGCTGCCTGCATAAGCTGCGGGACGAGGATACCGAGGAACTGGCCTGGACCACCGTGGCCTGCCGCCTGCTGGATACCCGGACCTGCCAGTGCCGCGACTATCCCAACCGCCGCGACCATGTGCCGGACTGCGTGAAGCTGACGCCGAAGAAGCTGGCGAAGATCGACTGGCTGCCCCCGTCCTGCGCCTACCGGCTGGTGGCGGAGGGCAAGGACCTGCCGGACTGGCACCCGCTGGTCTCCGGCGACCCGGAGACGGTGCATACATCCGGCGCCTCGGTCCGTGACCGCGCGATACCGGAGCGGCAGGCGCGGGACCTGGAGGACCACCTGGCCGAATGGCCGGGCACCTGGCCCAGCCCGCCCGGCCGCCGCTAG
- a CDS encoding MmcB family DNA repair protein, whose protein sequence is MSELLPPERTLRVCRAASRLCAQRGWTAVPEVPLPNGRRMDLLALDNDGGFTAIEVKSCARDFLTDSKWWEYRDWCDRLYFAVDLDFPQALIPEDVGLIVADDGEAAILRHPAEHKLAPARRRALLLRYARLAAGRLQMLADPAGAAEMRAALRVE, encoded by the coding sequence ATGTCCGAACTGCTCCCTCCCGAACGCACGCTGCGCGTCTGCCGCGCGGCCTCCCGCCTCTGCGCGCAGCGGGGCTGGACGGCGGTGCCCGAGGTGCCGCTGCCGAATGGCCGGCGCATGGACCTGCTGGCGCTCGACAATGACGGCGGCTTCACCGCCATCGAGGTGAAAAGCTGCGCCCGCGACTTCTTGACCGACAGCAAATGGTGGGAATACCGCGACTGGTGCGACCGGCTTTACTTTGCCGTGGATCTGGATTTTCCGCAGGCGCTGATCCCCGAGGATGTAGGCCTGATCGTGGCCGATGACGGGGAGGCCGCGATCCTGCGCCACCCGGCCGAGCACAAGCTGGCCCCGGCGCGGCGCCGCGCGCTGCTGCTGCGCTACGCGCGGCTAGCAGCCGGGCGGTTGCAGATGCTGGCGGACCCGGCGGGCGCGGCCGAGATGCGCGCGGCCCTACGGGTGGAATGA